A single region of the Thermus tengchongensis genome encodes:
- the pgeF gene encoding peptidoglycan editing factor PgeF, with protein sequence MVPLLTTPLPVPHGFTTRLGGVSQGPFQSLNLSAATGDDPERVAENQRRVLSRFGHPPVAGLKQVHGTEIHLVEGPGVWEGDGLLTRTPGLLLRVGVADCYPLLLYHPQGAVAALHAGWRGVVGGILPKALALLDGLGLDPKEAHLAIGPGIGGGCYQVGEEVAGVFQQAGLPTFTPDPKAPGKYLLDLEKALLLQAKRAGLKEERIYRVGLCTHCEPTLFSHRRDQGKTGRMWGLVMLPR encoded by the coding sequence ATGGTTCCCCTCCTCACCACTCCACTACCCGTGCCCCATGGCTTCACCACCCGCCTGGGTGGGGTGTCCCAGGGGCCCTTTCAAAGCCTGAACCTCTCCGCCGCCACCGGGGACGACCCCGAACGGGTGGCCGAGAACCAAAGGCGGGTCCTCTCTCGATTCGGCCATCCCCCCGTGGCCGGGCTCAAACAGGTACACGGCACGGAGATCCACCTGGTGGAAGGCCCCGGGGTTTGGGAAGGGGATGGCCTCCTCACCCGCACGCCGGGCCTCCTCCTGCGGGTGGGGGTGGCGGACTGCTACCCCCTCCTCCTCTACCACCCCCAAGGGGCTGTGGCCGCCCTGCACGCAGGCTGGCGGGGGGTGGTGGGAGGCATCCTGCCCAAAGCCCTGGCCCTTCTGGACGGTCTGGGCCTAGACCCAAAGGAAGCCCACCTGGCCATCGGCCCCGGCATCGGGGGCGGGTGCTACCAGGTGGGGGAGGAGGTAGCAGGGGTTTTCCAACAGGCCGGCCTGCCCACCTTCACCCCCGATCCCAAGGCCCCTGGCAAGTACCTTCTGGACCTGGAGAAGGCCCTTCTTTTGCAGGCGAAGCGGGCGGGGCTGAAGGAAGAGCGCATCTACCGGGTGGGCCTATGCACCCACTGCGAGCCCACCCTCTTCTCCCACCGCCGGGACCAGGGAAAAACGGGGCGGATGTGGGGGTTGGTGATGCTTCCCCGTTAA
- the pilB gene encoding type IV pilus assembly ATPase PilB, translating to MSVLTIGDKRLGAILLDAGLLTDEELQMALEKHREVGGSLAEVIVDSGLLSERRIAQAIEDHFGIPLVELHTLEIPPKVKALLPAEKAKELQAIPFALDEEAGVVRVAFVNPLDTLALEEVEDLTGMVVEPYQATKSAFLYALAKSYPELGLPLPPPPSGPSREELKVGELLVQKGLLDRNTLEEALVEQEKTGDLLGRILVRKGLPEEVLYRVLAEQKGMEFLPSTQGLSPDPAAANLLLRSDALRYSAVPVRFKNGEVEVVLADPRHKEAVGELLGQPARFLLTPPKEWESLFHRTYPEKSRLGEVLVQEGRLSREDLREALEVQRRLPKAKPLGEILVELGLVRPEDVEEALKKQRQGGGRLEDTLVASGKLKPEALAQAVAAQLGYPYISPEENPPDPGAALLIPEDLARRYGVFPHHLEGKTLVLLMKDPRNILALDDVRLALKRKGLAYEVVPAVTTEAAITKLIERFYGKEELGELAKELAKGYQEEEEASALSELDESAAQKFVKQVIREAYLQDASDIHIEPRQSDVLVRLRIDGTLRQYTTLPKGALNSVISVVKIMGGLNIAERRLPQDGRVRYREGSIDVDLRLSTLPTVYGEKAVMRLLKKAADIPEIEGLGFAPGVFERFQEVISKPYGIFLITGPTGSGKSFTTFSILKRIATPDKNTQTIEDPVEYEIPGINQTQVNPQAGLTFARALRAFLRQDPDIIMVGEIRDSETAKIATEAALTGHLVIATLHTNDAAQAITRLDEMGVELFNISAALIGVLSQRLVRRICDRCKVEVKPDPEVLRRLGLSQEEIRGAKLFKGMGCERCGGTGYKGRYAIHELLVVDDEIRHAIVAGKSATEIKEIARRKGMKTLREDGIYKALQGITTLEEVLARTIE from the coding sequence ATGAGCGTGCTCACCATCGGAGACAAGCGGCTAGGGGCCATCCTGTTGGATGCCGGCCTCCTCACCGACGAGGAGCTCCAGATGGCCCTGGAAAAGCACCGGGAGGTGGGGGGTTCCTTGGCCGAGGTCATCGTGGACTCGGGGCTCCTTTCTGAAAGAAGGATCGCCCAGGCCATCGAGGACCACTTCGGCATCCCCTTGGTGGAGCTTCACACCCTGGAGATCCCCCCCAAGGTGAAGGCCCTCCTGCCGGCAGAGAAGGCCAAGGAACTCCAGGCCATCCCCTTCGCCCTGGACGAGGAGGCGGGGGTGGTGCGGGTGGCCTTCGTGAATCCCTTGGACACCTTGGCCCTCGAGGAGGTGGAGGACCTCACCGGGATGGTGGTGGAACCCTACCAGGCCACCAAGAGCGCCTTCCTCTATGCCTTGGCCAAGAGCTACCCGGAGCTCGGCCTACCCCTACCCCCTCCCCCCAGCGGCCCCAGTCGGGAGGAGCTGAAGGTGGGCGAGCTTTTGGTGCAAAAGGGCCTTTTGGACCGAAACACCCTGGAGGAAGCCCTGGTGGAGCAGGAAAAGACCGGGGATCTCCTGGGCCGCATCCTGGTGCGCAAGGGGCTACCCGAGGAAGTTCTCTACCGGGTTTTGGCGGAGCAGAAGGGAATGGAGTTTCTCCCCTCCACCCAGGGCCTATCCCCCGACCCCGCCGCCGCTAACCTTCTCCTGCGCTCGGATGCCCTGCGCTACAGCGCCGTGCCCGTTCGGTTCAAAAACGGGGAGGTGGAGGTGGTCCTCGCCGACCCCCGGCATAAGGAAGCGGTGGGGGAGCTTTTGGGCCAGCCCGCCCGCTTCCTCCTCACCCCCCCCAAAGAGTGGGAGTCCCTTTTCCACCGGACCTATCCGGAGAAAAGCCGCCTGGGGGAGGTCCTGGTCCAGGAGGGTCGCCTGAGCCGCGAGGATTTAAGGGAGGCCCTCGAGGTGCAAAGGCGCCTACCTAAGGCCAAACCCCTGGGGGAGATCCTGGTGGAGCTGGGCCTGGTCCGGCCCGAGGACGTGGAGGAGGCCCTGAAGAAACAGCGCCAAGGGGGAGGGCGCCTCGAGGACACCCTGGTGGCCTCGGGCAAGCTCAAACCCGAGGCCCTGGCCCAAGCGGTGGCCGCCCAGCTGGGCTACCCCTACATCAGCCCCGAGGAGAACCCCCCGGACCCCGGCGCCGCCCTCCTCATCCCCGAGGACCTGGCCCGGCGATACGGGGTCTTCCCCCACCACCTGGAGGGCAAGACCCTGGTCCTCCTCATGAAGGATCCCCGGAACATCCTGGCCCTGGACGACGTGCGCCTGGCCCTGAAACGCAAGGGCTTGGCCTACGAGGTGGTGCCCGCCGTAACCACGGAGGCCGCCATCACCAAGCTCATCGAGCGCTTTTACGGCAAAGAGGAGCTGGGGGAACTGGCCAAGGAGCTGGCCAAGGGGTACCAGGAAGAGGAGGAGGCTTCCGCCCTTTCCGAGCTGGACGAAAGCGCCGCCCAGAAGTTTGTCAAGCAGGTGATCCGGGAGGCCTACCTGCAGGATGCCTCTGACATCCACATAGAACCCCGGCAGTCGGATGTGCTGGTGCGCCTCCGCATCGACGGTACCCTGCGCCAGTACACCACCCTGCCCAAAGGGGCTCTAAACTCCGTCATCAGCGTGGTCAAGATCATGGGCGGCCTCAACATCGCCGAAAGGCGCCTACCCCAGGACGGGCGGGTGCGCTACCGGGAAGGTTCTATCGATGTGGACCTTCGCCTCTCCACCCTGCCTACCGTCTACGGGGAAAAGGCGGTGATGCGCCTCCTGAAAAAGGCCGCCGACATCCCGGAGATCGAAGGGCTAGGCTTCGCCCCCGGGGTCTTTGAGCGCTTCCAGGAGGTGATCTCCAAACCCTACGGCATCTTCCTCATCACCGGACCCACCGGAAGCGGCAAGAGCTTTACCACCTTCTCCATCCTCAAGCGCATCGCCACCCCCGACAAGAACACCCAGACCATCGAGGACCCGGTGGAGTACGAGATCCCCGGCATCAACCAGACCCAGGTGAACCCCCAGGCCGGGCTCACCTTCGCCCGGGCCCTTAGGGCCTTCTTGCGGCAGGACCCCGACATCATCATGGTGGGGGAGATCCGGGACTCGGAAACCGCCAAGATCGCCACCGAGGCCGCCCTCACCGGCCACCTGGTCATCGCCACCCTGCACACCAACGACGCCGCCCAGGCCATCACCCGCCTGGACGAGATGGGGGTGGAGCTCTTCAACATCTCCGCCGCCCTCATCGGCGTTCTTTCCCAGCGCCTGGTGCGGAGGATCTGCGACCGCTGTAAGGTGGAGGTTAAGCCCGACCCCGAAGTCCTCCGGCGCCTAGGCCTTTCCCAAGAGGAGATCCGAGGGGCCAAGCTCTTTAAAGGCATGGGGTGCGAGCGCTGCGGGGGCACCGGCTACAAGGGCCGCTACGCCATCCACGAGCTCTTGGTGGTGGACGACGAGATCCGCCACGCCATCGTGGCGGGCAAGTCGGCCACGGAGATCAAGGAGATCGCCCGCAGAAAGGGCATGAAGACCCTGCGGGAAGACGGCATCTACAAGGCCCTCCAGGGGATCACCACCCTCGAGGAGGTTCTGGCGCGCACCATCGAGTAA
- a CDS encoding DUF4395 family protein, producing MRTDRNQLRFNQVLLTLLLPLAALLDLPLLVYLLFLLMASQHTPWDLMVALKRALGIPARLVEEDPRPHRFARTLGAVFLGLASLFLLLGLKGVGYALALLVAFLAFINLAFGFCLGCFLYLHLRYARALFTGK from the coding sequence ATGAGGACGGACCGGAACCAGCTCCGCTTCAACCAGGTGTTGCTTACCCTTCTTTTGCCCTTGGCAGCGCTTTTGGACCTTCCCCTTTTGGTCTATCTCCTTTTCCTCCTGATGGCCAGCCAACATACCCCTTGGGACTTGATGGTGGCCCTGAAGCGGGCTCTGGGCATCCCCGCTAGGCTGGTGGAGGAGGACCCCAGGCCCCACCGCTTCGCCCGCACCTTGGGGGCGGTGTTTTTGGGGCTGGCCTCCCTTTTCCTCCTCCTGGGCCTCAAGGGGGTGGGCTATGCCTTAGCCCTTTTGGTGGCCTTCCTAGCCTTCATCAACCTGGCCTTCGGTTTCTGCTTGGGGTGCTTCCTCTACCTGCACCTGCGCTACGCCCGGGCCCTTTTCACCGGGAAATAG
- a CDS encoding sulfite oxidase-like oxidoreductase gives MERVPPGQIITERFPILTYGEEPRIAPEAWRFELFGLVEAPLALTYVELLALPQVEVTRDFHCVTRWSRLDVAWKGVRVKDLLERARPKPEAVAALVHSYGGYTTNLLLEDLLREDVLLAHTLFGKPLPPERGGPVRLLVPHLYAWKSAKWVRGIELLDHLELGFWEKLGYHWRGDPWREERFQEGPVPAASLRFRSKKP, from the coding sequence ATGGAGCGGGTACCACCGGGGCAGATCATCACCGAGCGCTTCCCCATCCTCACCTACGGGGAAGAACCCCGGATCGCTCCAGAGGCGTGGCGCTTTGAGCTCTTCGGCCTGGTGGAGGCGCCCCTCGCCCTCACCTACGTCGAACTCCTGGCCCTGCCCCAGGTGGAGGTAACCCGGGACTTCCACTGCGTCACCCGCTGGAGCCGCTTGGATGTGGCGTGGAAGGGGGTTCGAGTGAAGGACCTCCTGGAAAGGGCGAGGCCCAAGCCCGAGGCGGTGGCCGCCCTGGTCCACAGCTACGGGGGCTACACCACCAACCTCCTCCTGGAGGACCTCCTGCGGGAGGATGTCCTCCTGGCCCACACCCTTTTTGGCAAGCCCCTGCCTCCTGAAAGGGGAGGCCCGGTGCGCCTCCTGGTACCCCACCTCTACGCCTGGAAAAGCGCCAAGTGGGTGCGGGGCATAGAGCTTCTGGACCACCTGGAGCTGGGCTTTTGGGAAAAGCTCGGGTACCACTGGCGGGGGGATCCCTGGCGGGAAGAGCGCTTCCAGGAGGGGCCTGTTCCCGCCGCAAGCCTCAGGTTCCGCAGTAAGAAACCTTGA
- a CDS encoding type IV pilus twitching motility protein PilT — protein MAKTPDIVDLLTLAVERGASDLVITVGLPPMIKVDGEFHPTEYEPLSPQDTRRLMYALMDEKQQRIFEEEKELDFSFSLPGKGRYRVNVFLQRGSVGGVLRVVPATIKSFEELGLPKSIAEIAMAPRGLVLVTGPTGSGKSTTLASMIDYINERKPVHIVTIEDPIEFFHKHKKAIINQREIGSDTHSFHKALRSVLRQAPDVILVGEMRDYETIAAAITAAETGHLVMGTLHTNSAPETIDRIIDVFPENQQEQVRVQLSNNLVAVLTQQLLPKAFGGGRVLAYELMIATPAVRALIREGKSHQLRSVIQTGGQYGMITMDACLADLYRRKLITYEMGLSRAVDPKEFMRLAGVQEGAKRP, from the coding sequence ATGGCCAAAACGCCCGACATCGTGGACCTCTTGACCCTGGCCGTGGAGCGGGGGGCCAGCGACCTGGTGATCACCGTGGGCCTCCCCCCCATGATCAAGGTGGACGGGGAGTTCCACCCCACGGAGTACGAACCCCTCTCCCCCCAGGACACCCGCCGCCTCATGTACGCCCTCATGGACGAGAAGCAACAGCGCATCTTTGAGGAGGAGAAAGAGCTGGACTTCTCCTTCAGCCTCCCGGGCAAGGGGCGCTACCGGGTCAACGTCTTCCTGCAACGGGGAAGTGTGGGAGGAGTCTTAAGGGTGGTGCCCGCCACCATCAAGAGCTTTGAGGAGCTGGGCCTCCCCAAGAGCATCGCCGAGATCGCCATGGCCCCCAGGGGCCTGGTCCTGGTCACGGGGCCCACCGGGTCAGGAAAGAGCACCACCCTGGCCTCCATGATCGACTACATCAACGAGCGCAAGCCCGTGCACATCGTGACCATCGAGGATCCCATAGAGTTTTTCCACAAACACAAGAAGGCCATCATCAACCAGCGGGAGATCGGCTCCGACACCCACAGCTTCCACAAGGCCCTAAGGAGCGTCCTCCGCCAGGCCCCGGATGTGATCCTGGTGGGGGAGATGCGGGACTACGAGACCATCGCCGCCGCCATCACCGCCGCCGAGACCGGGCACCTGGTCATGGGCACCCTGCACACCAACTCCGCCCCCGAGACCATCGACCGCATCATCGACGTCTTCCCGGAGAACCAGCAGGAGCAGGTGCGGGTGCAGCTTTCCAACAACCTGGTGGCGGTCCTCACCCAGCAGCTCCTGCCCAAGGCCTTCGGGGGCGGGCGGGTCTTGGCCTACGAGCTCATGATCGCCACCCCTGCGGTAAGGGCCCTGATCCGGGAGGGCAAGAGCCACCAGCTTAGGAGCGTCATCCAGACCGGGGGCCAGTACGGGATGATCACCATGGACGCCTGTCTGGCGGACCTTTACCGGCGCAAGCTCATCACCTACGAGATGGGCCTCTCCCGGGCGGTGGACCCCAAGGAGTTCATGCGCCTGGCGGGGGTGCAGGAAGGGGCCAAGCGCCCCTGA
- a CDS encoding YqeG family HAD IIIA-type phosphatase encodes MLFPRAVLPSLLHLTPEWLRARGLKGVILDLDNTLLPYGEEEIPSDHRTWLEGLKAEMPVYLLSNALPERFARVQKALGLPGHAPALKPWLGFRKALRALELPPSQVAVVGDQIFTDVLGGNLVGAYTVLVPPLREREFFYTRFIRMLETPFRKPRGGLG; translated from the coding sequence ATGCTCTTCCCGCGGGCGGTCCTTCCCTCCCTCCTTCACCTCACCCCGGAGTGGCTCAGGGCTCGAGGCCTGAAGGGCGTCATCCTGGACCTGGACAACACCCTTCTGCCCTACGGGGAGGAGGAGATCCCTTCCGACCACCGCACCTGGCTGGAGGGGTTGAAGGCCGAGATGCCCGTCTACCTCCTCTCCAACGCCCTGCCCGAGCGCTTCGCTAGGGTGCAAAAGGCCCTGGGCCTCCCTGGCCACGCCCCCGCCCTGAAGCCCTGGCTAGGCTTCCGAAAGGCTCTGCGGGCTCTAGAACTACCCCCCTCTCAGGTGGCGGTGGTGGGGGACCAGATCTTTACCGACGTGCTGGGGGGCAACCTGGTGGGGGCGTACACCGTTTTGGTGCCCCCCTTGCGAGAAAGGGAGTTCTTTTACACGCGTTTCATACGGATGTTGGAGACTCCATTCAGGAAGCCACGGGGAGGATTGGGATGA
- the gatB gene encoding Asp-tRNA(Asn)/Glu-tRNA(Gln) amidotransferase subunit GatB, protein MYEAVIGLEVHLHLKTRTKAFCGCEADYFGAAPNTHTCPVCLGLPGALPVPNQKAVEFGLRLALALGSQVPERLLFHRKNYFYPDLPKNYQISQYDLPLGQGGHLPLGERTVRIKRLHLEEDAGKSLHLEDRTLLDLNRAGSPLIELVTEPDLKTPEEARLFLQRIQALVQTLGISEASPEEGKMRADVNVSVRRAGEPLGTKVEIKNLNSFKSVQRALEYEIRRQTEILRRGERVKPATMGFEEGSGKTYPMRTKEEEADYRYFPEPDLPPVPISQAWLEEIRQSLPELPWEKERRYLALGIKPQDAEVLAYTPALARFLDRALALGQASPQALANWLLADVAGLLNERGLALEETRLTPESLSRLVALFERGEITSRVAKGLLPEVLEGLDPEALVRERGLRVVADEGALRAVVEEVIAAMPEAAESVRQGKLKALDALLGQVMRRTKGQARPDLVRRLLQEALGVG, encoded by the coding sequence ATGTACGAGGCGGTCATCGGCCTCGAGGTCCACCTGCACCTGAAGACCCGGACCAAGGCCTTCTGCGGCTGCGAGGCGGACTACTTCGGGGCAGCCCCCAACACCCACACCTGCCCCGTCTGCCTGGGCCTCCCCGGGGCCCTTCCCGTACCCAACCAAAAGGCGGTGGAGTTCGGCCTCCGGCTCGCCCTGGCCTTGGGAAGCCAGGTTCCGGAAAGGCTCCTCTTCCACCGCAAGAACTACTTCTACCCCGACCTGCCCAAGAACTACCAGATCAGCCAGTACGACCTCCCCCTGGGCCAGGGGGGGCACCTCCCCTTAGGGGAAAGAACCGTGCGCATTAAGCGCCTCCACCTGGAGGAGGACGCGGGGAAAAGCCTCCACCTGGAGGACCGCACCCTCTTGGACCTGAACCGGGCGGGAAGCCCCCTCATCGAGCTGGTTACCGAGCCCGACCTAAAAACCCCTGAGGAGGCCCGGCTCTTCCTCCAGCGCATCCAGGCCCTGGTCCAGACCCTGGGCATCTCCGAGGCCAGCCCCGAGGAAGGGAAAATGCGGGCCGATGTGAACGTTTCCGTGCGCCGCGCCGGGGAGCCCTTGGGCACCAAGGTGGAGATCAAGAACCTGAACTCCTTTAAGAGCGTGCAACGGGCCCTGGAGTACGAGATCCGCCGCCAGACGGAGATCCTGAGGCGGGGGGAGAGGGTCAAGCCCGCCACCATGGGCTTTGAGGAGGGAAGCGGCAAAACCTACCCCATGCGCACCAAGGAGGAGGAGGCCGACTACCGCTACTTCCCCGAGCCCGACCTCCCCCCGGTGCCCATCTCCCAGGCGTGGCTGGAGGAGATCCGCCAAAGCCTGCCCGAGCTCCCCTGGGAGAAGGAACGGCGCTACCTGGCCCTGGGGATCAAGCCCCAAGACGCCGAGGTCCTGGCCTACACCCCCGCCCTGGCCCGCTTCCTGGACCGGGCCCTGGCCCTGGGCCAAGCCTCCCCCCAGGCCCTGGCCAACTGGCTCTTGGCGGACGTGGCTGGGCTTCTCAACGAGCGGGGCCTTGCCCTGGAGGAGACCCGCCTCACCCCGGAAAGCCTTTCCCGGCTGGTGGCCCTCTTCGAGCGGGGGGAGATCACCAGCCGGGTGGCCAAGGGCCTGTTGCCCGAGGTGCTGGAGGGCCTGGACCCCGAGGCCCTGGTGCGGGAGCGGGGGCTAAGGGTGGTGGCGGACGAGGGGGCCTTGAGGGCCGTGGTGGAAGAGGTCATCGCCGCCATGCCCGAGGCTGCGGAAAGCGTGCGCCAGGGGAAGCTCAAGGCCCTGGACGCCCTCTTGGGCCAGGTGATGCGCAGGACCAAAGGCCAGGCCCGTCCCGACCTGGTGCGGAGGCTTCTCCAAGAAGCCCTTGGGGTAGGATAG
- the crcB gene encoding fluoride efflux transporter CrcB has product MERYLLVALGGALGSALRYGLGAWVQVLTGPSFPYSTLLINALGSFLIGVVIRLSLEGALSGEGRLFLAVGVLGGFTTFSTFSYETLALLQDGEVGRALVYVLASVFLGLLLVLLGYRLGGALVA; this is encoded by the coding sequence GTGGAGCGGTATCTCCTGGTGGCCTTGGGCGGGGCTTTGGGCTCCGCCCTGCGCTATGGGCTTGGGGCCTGGGTACAGGTCCTTACCGGCCCCAGCTTCCCCTATAGCACCCTCTTGATCAACGCTCTGGGCAGTTTCCTCATCGGCGTGGTGATCCGCCTGTCCCTGGAGGGGGCCCTTTCCGGGGAAGGGCGCCTCTTCCTGGCGGTGGGGGTGTTGGGGGGGTTTACCACCTTCTCCACCTTTAGCTACGAGACCCTGGCCCTGCTCCAGGACGGTGAGGTAGGGAGGGCCTTGGTGTACGTTTTGGCCAGCGTTTTCCTGGGCCTCCTCCTGGTGCTTTTGGGCTACCGCCTGGGCGGGGCCCTGGTAGCCTAG
- a CDS encoding DUF190 domain-containing protein yields the protein MKLEGEAKLLRIFVGESDRHGGRPLYEAIVLEAKRQGLAGATVFKGFMGFGAHSRIHTAKVLQLSEDLPVMVEIVDAEEKIRAFLPVLDEMVKEGLVTLEKVEVIRYQSR from the coding sequence ATGAAGCTGGAAGGGGAGGCCAAGCTCCTGCGCATCTTCGTGGGAGAGTCAGACCGGCATGGGGGAAGGCCCCTCTATGAAGCCATCGTCCTCGAGGCCAAGCGCCAGGGCCTGGCGGGGGCCACGGTGTTTAAGGGCTTCATGGGTTTCGGCGCCCACTCCCGCATCCACACCGCCAAGGTGCTTCAGCTTTCCGAGGACCTGCCGGTGATGGTGGAGATCGTGGACGCCGAGGAGAAGATCCGGGCCTTCCTGCCCGTACTGGACGAGATGGTGAAGGAGGGCCTGGTCACCTTGGAGAAGGTGGAGGTCATCCGCTACCAAAGCCGGTGA
- a CDS encoding histidinol-phosphatase HisJ family protein: protein MVDSHVHTPLCGHAQGAPGEYLFYARKAGLKGVVFTDHSPMPAWYDPQSRMRLEALPFYLLALEKIREDHPDLYVGIGLEADFHEGTEEFVRTLLKGYPFDYVIGSVHYLGAWPLDHPDHQEEYTWRDLKEIFQAYFQEVEKAARSGLFHAIGHLDLPKKFGHRLPEEALVELAEPALRVIAEEGLSLDVNTSGLRNPAGEIYPAPALLRRAQELGIGVVLGSDAHQPHQVGHRFPQTADLLIDLGYREALYFQQGKPVAYPLSRAS from the coding sequence GTGGTGGATAGCCACGTCCACACTCCTCTTTGCGGCCATGCCCAGGGGGCCCCGGGGGAATACCTGTTTTACGCTCGGAAAGCCGGGCTAAAGGGAGTGGTCTTTACCGACCACAGCCCCATGCCCGCTTGGTACGACCCCCAAAGCCGCATGCGCCTCGAGGCCCTGCCCTTTTACCTCCTGGCCCTGGAGAAAATCCGGGAGGATCACCCGGATCTTTACGTGGGGATCGGCCTCGAGGCTGACTTCCACGAGGGCACGGAGGAGTTCGTGCGCACCCTGCTTAAAGGCTACCCCTTCGACTACGTGATCGGCAGCGTCCACTACCTGGGGGCCTGGCCCCTGGACCATCCCGACCACCAGGAGGAGTACACCTGGCGGGACCTGAAGGAGATCTTCCAGGCTTACTTCCAGGAGGTGGAAAAAGCGGCAAGAAGCGGCCTCTTTCACGCCATCGGCCACCTGGACCTGCCCAAGAAGTTCGGCCACCGCCTTCCGGAGGAAGCCCTTGTGGAGCTGGCCGAACCTGCCCTCAGGGTCATCGCCGAGGAGGGGCTTAGCCTGGACGTGAACACCTCCGGGCTCAGGAACCCAGCGGGAGAAATCTACCCGGCCCCCGCCCTCCTCCGCCGGGCGCAAGAGCTCGGCATCGGGGTGGTCCTGGGCTCCGATGCCCACCAGCCCCACCAGGTGGGCCACCGTTTTCCCCAGACAGCGGACCTCCTTATCGACCTAGGATACCGGGAAGCGCTCTACTTCCAGCAGGGAAAGCCTGTGGCCTACCCCCTGTCCAGGGCGTCGTAG
- the ribH gene encoding 6,7-dimethyl-8-ribityllumazine synthase: MKPKTLSPILTAKGVRLAIAVGRFNERVTKLLLEGALEAYARLGGDPGEVLVAWVPGSFELPLVAKRLALRPDVDAVVALGAVVRGETPHFEYVAAQAASGLMQAMLQTEKPIVFGVLTTNTPEEAQERAGGKAGNKGAEAVFTAIEMVRLLEAISR, encoded by the coding sequence ATGAAGCCCAAGACCCTCTCCCCCATCCTCACCGCCAAAGGGGTACGCCTGGCCATCGCCGTGGGCCGCTTCAACGAGCGGGTGACCAAGTTGCTTCTGGAGGGGGCCCTCGAGGCCTACGCCCGCCTGGGCGGGGACCCTGGAGAGGTCCTGGTGGCCTGGGTGCCGGGTTCCTTTGAGCTGCCCCTGGTGGCCAAGCGCCTGGCCCTGCGCCCCGACGTGGATGCGGTGGTGGCTTTAGGGGCCGTGGTGCGGGGGGAAACCCCCCACTTCGAGTACGTGGCCGCCCAGGCGGCCAGCGGCCTCATGCAGGCCATGCTCCAGACGGAAAAGCCCATCGTCTTCGGCGTCCTCACCACCAACACCCCGGAGGAGGCCCAGGAAAGGGCCGGGGGCAAGGCGGGGAACAAGGGAGCCGAGGCGGTCTTCACCGCCATCGAGATGGTGCGGCTTCTGGAGGCTATTTCCCGGTGA